CGGGAGCCCGGTGACCACTCGGGAGACGAGATTCGCGCTATAGCTCAGCATCAGCCGCCTGAGGGGCCAGTTGACGACCGTGACCCCGTCCAGGTAGCGGCTCCCCAGGACGAGGTCCGCGGATCGGGCGGCCTCGATGAACTTCGGGATCTCGGCGGGATCGTGCGAGAAGTCGGCGTCCATCTCGAAAACGAGATCGACCCCGCGCCCGAGGGCGTACCGGAAGCCGTCGCGGTAGGCAGACCCAAGACCCATCTTCGTCGGACGGCGGATGCAATGGACCCTCGAGATCGCCCGGCTCATCTCCTCGACGTGGCCGCCGGTGCCGTCCGGGGAGGCGTCGTCCACGACGAGGACCTCGATGTTGGGCCCGACGGCGAGGACCTTGGGGATCAGCTCGCGGATGTTGTCGAGCTCATCATGGGTGGGGATGATCACCATCACCCTGGGGAGATTCCGGTCCATCACGCCCGCTCAGGATCGGGAATCCGCCCCGCGAAACCACTCGACCGTCATGCGGAGGGCGTCGCGCACGTCGACCTTCGGCTCCCAGCCGAGCCGCGACCGCGCGAGGCCGATGTCGGGCTGCCGCACCTTCGGGTCGTCCTCCGGCAGCGGGCGGCAGATCACCCGGCTCGCGCTCCCGGTGATCTTGAGAATGACATCGGCCATCTCGGCGACCGTCATCTCCTGCGGATTGCCGATGTTGACAGGCTCCTGGAGATCGGACCGCATCAACCGATCGATCCCATCGACGAGATCGGTGATGTAGCCGAAGGAGCGCGTCTGCGTGCCCTCCCCGAAAACGGTCAGCGGTTCGCCCCGCAGCGCCTGCATGATGAAGGTCGGGACCGCCCGGCCGTCGTCGC
This genomic window from Candidatus Eisenbacteria bacterium contains:
- a CDS encoding polyprenol monophosphomannose synthase, with the protein product MDRNLPRVMVIIPTHDELDNIRELIPKVLAVGPNIEVLVVDDASPDGTGGHVEEMSRAISRVHCIRRPTKMGLGSAYRDGFRYALGRGVDLVFEMDADFSHDPAEIPKFIEAARSADLVLGSRYLDGVTVVNWPLRRLMLSYSANLVSRVVTGLPVKDATGGYKCFRRVVLESIDMERIKSDGYSFQIEISWHAWRMGFRIAEIPILFVDRRVGISKMNRRIIREAMVLVIRLGFARLLGRRPRPPRGVAS